Proteins encoded by one window of Candidatus Sumerlaea chitinivorans:
- a CDS encoding Uracil phosphoribosyltransferase, translating to MAENFPIERVIMEADDLARELALLAATLHRDFPNDPDLVLLGIKTRGIYLSRRLAQLLEANHGQRVQTGEIDITLYRDDLSTLGPQPVVGKTEIGFDVTDKKIVLVDDVIYTGRTIRAGLDEIVDFGRPRLIRLLVVVDRGLREYPIQPDYVARRIETDYSQVVQVRLTEVDGEDRVVLCRLPAGQ from the coding sequence GTGGCTGAGAATTTTCCAATCGAACGAGTGATCATGGAAGCGGACGATCTGGCGCGCGAGCTTGCACTGCTTGCGGCCACGCTCCATCGCGATTTCCCGAATGACCCAGATCTGGTGCTCCTTGGGATCAAGACTCGAGGGATTTACTTGAGCAGACGGTTGGCGCAGCTCCTTGAGGCAAATCACGGGCAGCGGGTCCAAACGGGGGAGATTGATATCACCCTCTACCGCGATGACCTTTCCACATTAGGCCCTCAGCCGGTCGTCGGAAAAACTGAAATAGGCTTTGACGTTACCGACAAAAAAATTGTTTTGGTGGACGATGTTATCTATACCGGCCGCACGATTCGGGCCGGGCTGGATGAAATCGTAGATTTTGGTCGGCCACGACTGATCCGCCTGTTGGTGGTCGTGGACCGCGGGTTGCGCGAGTACCCAATTCAACCCGACTACGTAGCGCGGCGCATCGAGACCGATTATAGTCAGGTGGTCCAAGTCCGCCTTACGGAAGTGGATGGCGAAGACCGCGTCGTGCTTTGCCGCCTGCCTGCCGGCCAATAG
- a CDS encoding 5-methyltetrahydrofolate--homocysteine methyltransferase gives MDYLSKIAELVICGRADARSKYPPTMVGQIGVQEAVTEALGAGVPAMTIVNEGLARGMRTVGERFASGHIFVPEVLMAAKAMKAGMEVLRPHLAAANTAPRGRFVLGSVQGDIHDIGKNLVRMLVEGAGWEVIDLGTNVPPEQFVKAAQEEKVVAVGLSALLTTTMLQMRATVAALRQAGLNTPVIIGGAPVTDSFAQEIQVAYGRDPQDAIAFLEQLSPA, from the coding sequence GTGGATTATCTATCCAAAATCGCAGAGCTGGTCATTTGTGGTCGGGCTGACGCCAGATCAAAATATCCACCGACGATGGTAGGCCAAATCGGCGTTCAGGAAGCGGTTACAGAGGCGCTGGGAGCGGGAGTCCCGGCGATGACCATTGTGAATGAAGGTCTCGCGCGGGGCATGCGGACCGTGGGGGAACGCTTTGCCAGCGGTCACATTTTCGTCCCCGAAGTGCTCATGGCGGCAAAAGCGATGAAAGCTGGCATGGAAGTTTTGCGTCCGCACCTTGCGGCCGCAAATACGGCTCCCCGCGGACGCTTTGTTTTGGGAAGTGTTCAAGGCGACATTCATGACATCGGCAAGAACCTTGTGCGGATGCTTGTGGAGGGGGCCGGTTGGGAAGTCATCGATTTAGGCACCAACGTGCCTCCTGAGCAATTTGTGAAAGCGGCACAAGAGGAAAAAGTTGTGGCAGTGGGATTATCGGCGCTGCTCACCACGACCATGCTTCAGATGCGCGCGACCGTGGCGGCCTTGCGGCAGGCGGGCCTGAATACACCGGTGATCATTGGCGGAGCCCCCGTGACGGATTCGTTCGCGCAGGAGATCCAAGTTGCGTACGGGAGAGACCCTCAGGACGCCATTGCGTTCCTTGAGCAGCTGTCTCCCGCATGA
- a CDS encoding Redox-sensitive transcriptional regulator (AT-rich DNA-binding protein) — protein MTKDRTPSRNVPMPSVRRLPQYLRLLRLWRQQGLTHVSCTRLAEALRSDPTQIRKDLSITGTVGRPRIGYEIDTLIEAIQKFLGWNEAIPAVLAGVGNLGSALLGYDFTGMGIRIVAGFDSSPEKIGKIVHGYEVLPVGHMADFISKQGVQVGVLAVPGRAAQSVADLMISGGVQGIWNFTPAAVSAPPNVIVERADFSASLAALCVQLRHKPTGATP, from the coding sequence ATGACGAAAGATCGTACACCCTCCCGAAACGTACCCATGCCCTCGGTGAGACGACTCCCCCAATACCTGCGTCTCCTAAGGCTTTGGCGCCAACAGGGACTAACCCACGTTTCCTGCACGCGTTTGGCCGAGGCATTGCGCTCCGACCCGACACAAATCAGGAAAGATTTATCTATTACGGGCACTGTCGGACGCCCGCGGATCGGCTACGAAATTGACACGCTCATCGAGGCAATTCAGAAGTTCCTCGGTTGGAACGAAGCCATTCCTGCGGTCTTGGCGGGGGTGGGAAACCTTGGCAGCGCCCTTCTGGGATACGATTTCACCGGCATGGGAATCCGGATTGTTGCGGGGTTTGATTCCTCGCCCGAGAAGATAGGCAAGATTGTCCATGGCTATGAGGTCCTGCCGGTCGGCCATATGGCAGACTTTATTTCTAAGCAGGGGGTACAGGTTGGGGTTCTTGCGGTGCCGGGGCGAGCAGCGCAATCGGTGGCAGACCTCATGATCTCGGGAGGAGTGCAGGGGATTTGGAATTTTACTCCGGCGGCAGTTTCTGCTCCCCCAAACGTTATCGTTGAGCGTGCAGACTTTTCCGCGAGCTTGGCAGCTCTTTGCGTGCAACTCCGCCACAAACCCACTGGCGCCACGCCATGA